In one Paraburkholderia megapolitana genomic region, the following are encoded:
- a CDS encoding ricin-type beta-trefoil lectin domain protein, which translates to MGFNDWARFQCTPQAPLNGGNQATYSFQQFMEDQGQALYDSGLSAVGYRTVVVDDCWMVRNAAGYLHGDPKWAGSSQPGFDYELTSYMSTLHNLGLLGGVYNTAGATTCQGAQAGAQGHQQVDANSYAYWGVDFLKLDNCGATGNVDVGTLDKQMQAALKSEKRPILFDPSLPAGYSPDQPEKYPALALAKQLGQMWRVSADIMTTNPSNLVDPWDFYNANAYEEGVYQSYDDTIALSRYMAPGSWNDADQLVIGDNGLSTAEERSQLGLWSIMGAPLILSTDVRKLVHPTTTHLRNSLEILSNKNVVAIDQDPLGAGGYRVMRDNPAANAGFDVIVKPLKDGSLAALVLNKGGSEQSYTLKLASLGLSPAANGRYSVRDLWNGTTQSSVTSVTQTIGSHDNLMLRIEGGGKLVPTGQIQTTQPGFATPALCLSVSGGAAKSGAGVVVDTCSNSAAQQWQREANGTIALAGTSLCLSANATAAPGSINPASGLWATLNSCNVRDTKQVFSYTLTGNLKNSQGCLDVFEGTVSTAGTPVDIYQCAADASPQVNQIWSAPHGSKL; encoded by the coding sequence ATGGGATTCAACGATTGGGCCCGTTTTCAATGCACACCGCAGGCACCGCTCAATGGTGGTAACCAGGCCACGTATTCGTTCCAGCAATTTATGGAAGACCAGGGGCAGGCGCTGTATGACTCCGGTTTGAGTGCCGTCGGTTACCGGACCGTCGTGGTGGACGACTGCTGGATGGTGCGCAATGCGGCGGGCTACCTGCACGGCGATCCCAAATGGGCCGGGTCTTCACAACCCGGTTTCGATTACGAACTGACTTCGTACATGAGCACGCTGCACAACCTCGGGCTGCTGGGTGGCGTGTACAACACGGCGGGCGCGACGACGTGTCAAGGCGCGCAAGCAGGTGCGCAAGGGCATCAGCAGGTCGATGCGAATTCCTACGCGTACTGGGGTGTCGATTTTCTCAAGCTCGATAACTGCGGCGCGACAGGCAATGTCGACGTAGGGACGCTCGACAAGCAGATGCAGGCGGCCCTGAAAAGCGAGAAACGTCCGATCCTCTTCGATCCGTCGCTGCCGGCCGGATACTCGCCTGACCAGCCCGAGAAGTACCCGGCTTTGGCGCTGGCCAAACAGCTTGGGCAAATGTGGCGGGTGTCGGCGGACATCATGACGACGAATCCGTCGAATCTCGTCGACCCCTGGGATTTCTACAACGCCAATGCATACGAAGAAGGGGTTTATCAGTCCTATGACGACACGATTGCGTTGTCGCGTTACATGGCACCGGGTAGCTGGAACGATGCCGATCAGCTCGTGATTGGCGATAACGGCCTGTCGACAGCGGAAGAAAGAAGCCAGCTTGGCCTCTGGTCGATCATGGGCGCACCGCTGATCCTCAGTACCGATGTCCGCAAACTGGTCCATCCTACGACGACACATCTGCGGAATTCGCTGGAGATCCTGAGCAACAAAAACGTGGTCGCCATCGATCAGGACCCGCTCGGCGCAGGCGGCTATCGTGTGATGCGCGACAACCCGGCTGCGAACGCGGGGTTCGATGTGATCGTCAAACCGCTCAAGGATGGTAGCTTGGCGGCACTCGTTCTGAACAAGGGCGGCAGCGAGCAATCCTACACGCTGAAGCTTGCGTCATTGGGTCTTTCCCCAGCGGCAAACGGTCGCTATTCGGTACGCGACCTGTGGAACGGTACGACGCAATCGTCGGTGACGTCGGTAACCCAGACGATCGGTTCGCACGACAACCTGATGTTGCGGATTGAGGGCGGCGGCAAGCTCGTTCCGACCGGTCAGATCCAAACGACTCAACCGGGGTTCGCGACACCTGCACTCTGCCTGTCTGTTTCTGGTGGAGCTGCGAAGAGCGGTGCGGGCGTTGTCGTCGATACCTGCTCGAACTCGGCGGCTCAACAATGGCAGCGCGAGGCTAACGGTACGATCGCGCTGGCTGGTACATCACTTTGTCTCTCGGCCAATGCAACGGCGGCGCCCGGTTCGATCAACCCTGCTTCCGGGCTGTGGGCCACGCTGAATTCGTGCAACGTACGCGACACGAAACAGGTTTTCTCCTACACGCTCACGGGCAATCTGAAGAATAGCCAGGGGTGTCTCGATGTTTTCGAAGGCACCGTATCGACTGCGGGAACGCCGGTCGACATCTATCAATGTGCGGCGGATGCATCGCCGCAGGTTAATCAGATCTGGTCGGCTCCGCACGGTTCGAAGCTATAG
- a CDS encoding phosphatidate cytidylyltransferase, whose protein sequence is MRTVFWELVAGVTGFLAIASVIGAILAWRDGGKSTTIANLNQRIRAWWGMIAIMAIAIGLGSGATYIVFAIASYLTLREFITLTPTSPSDHTTLFIAFFIAIPVQYILLWVNWYGMFSIFVPVHLFITLSLVSALTQDTKEFLNRSAKIHWALMVCVYGLSYAPALLILDIEHYQGENALLLFFFLLVVQISDVFQYVVGKLFGKRKIAPQLSPSKTVEGFIGGGLLATLCGALLYRVTPFSFGAAFFMSLAIVLSGFVGGLVLSAVKRSLGAKDWGSMISGHGGALDRVDSICFAAPVFFHLVRYLYVK, encoded by the coding sequence ATGCGAACCGTGTTCTGGGAACTCGTAGCCGGCGTAACCGGCTTTCTGGCGATCGCGTCGGTCATCGGTGCGATCCTCGCGTGGCGCGACGGCGGCAAGAGCACGACGATCGCCAACCTGAACCAACGTATCCGCGCATGGTGGGGAATGATCGCGATCATGGCGATCGCGATTGGCCTCGGGTCGGGCGCGACCTACATCGTGTTCGCGATCGCCTCGTACCTGACGTTGCGCGAGTTCATTACGTTGACGCCGACATCGCCGAGCGATCACACCACGCTGTTTATCGCGTTCTTCATCGCGATTCCCGTGCAGTACATCCTGCTATGGGTGAACTGGTACGGGATGTTCTCGATCTTCGTGCCGGTGCATCTGTTCATCACACTCTCGCTGGTATCCGCGCTGACGCAGGACACGAAGGAGTTTTTGAACCGCAGTGCGAAGATCCACTGGGCGTTGATGGTTTGCGTCTACGGGCTTAGCTACGCACCCGCACTGCTGATTCTCGACATCGAACACTACCAGGGCGAAAACGCCCTGCTGCTGTTCTTCTTCCTGCTCGTCGTGCAGATCAGCGATGTGTTCCAGTATGTCGTCGGCAAGCTGTTCGGCAAGCGCAAGATCGCGCCGCAGTTGAGTCCGTCGAAAACGGTTGAAGGTTTTATCGGCGGTGGACTGCTTGCGACGTTATGCGGTGCGTTGCTCTATCGCGTGACGCCGTTCAGTTTTGGTGCGGCGTTTTTTATGTCACTGGCGATCGTGTTGTCGGGTTTTGTCGGCGGTCTCGTGTTGTCGGCCGTCAAGCGCTCGCTCGGTGCGAAAGATTGGGGGTCGATGATCTCGGGTCACGGTGGCGCGCTCGATCGGGTCGACTCGATCTGTTTTGCGGCGCCGGTGTTCTTTCATCTTGTGCGTTATCTGTACGTAAAGTGA
- a CDS encoding agmatine deiminase family protein: MKDQSKRTLNAVASGHAQVTRRSFIKGSATLFGLSLVGTLSACGGGDSPGNSAVARATPRPLANQSSYLLPGEDGPHAATYMAFASGSEGIWTPVTPQSTDAGIDRIRADLIDVAKAIGTYEPVIMLVLPVDLNFAQSLLSAPSGANPDIHAGYVARVAGVGGVTLTAVVDGFDDIWTRDTGCLFVKDTANGNAQCAVNFNFNGWGNANTDGLNLNAGMTVPPSVAASSNKSKAGRFFQPFSHDHTVAGRMANANNANVVQSTLTLEGGAIEFDGVSTAILTESSVLHVNRNPQLFNIPGGVIANATLLPTAKSTVLAELQRTLGVQKIIWIPGTVIYPANSGSGGGHGATRPADETDITNGHVDFYARFLAPGVVAYAYDASNSTGERALTEANWQHLHNQTDATGRTLQLIELTTPEYYGTSNGTTLNNSQLSNFAAGYVNFYTCNNAIIVPKFNDSVADAAAIAAIQPYAGSRAIVQVDILGIAAGGGGIHCVTREVPA, encoded by the coding sequence ATGAAAGATCAAAGCAAGAGAACACTGAATGCGGTGGCTTCTGGCCACGCGCAGGTGACGCGTCGCAGTTTTATCAAAGGATCGGCGACGCTGTTTGGACTGTCGCTCGTGGGTACCCTGTCTGCCTGCGGCGGAGGCGATTCCCCCGGTAATTCCGCAGTGGCTCGCGCAACCCCGCGTCCGCTTGCGAATCAATCGTCGTATCTGCTTCCGGGCGAAGATGGGCCACACGCAGCGACTTATATGGCGTTTGCCTCGGGCTCTGAAGGTATCTGGACACCCGTTACCCCACAGAGTACCGACGCCGGTATCGACCGCATCCGTGCCGATCTGATCGATGTCGCTAAAGCCATTGGCACCTATGAACCGGTCATCATGCTGGTTCTACCTGTCGATCTAAACTTTGCCCAGAGCTTGCTGAGCGCGCCAAGCGGTGCGAATCCGGATATTCATGCGGGCTACGTCGCCCGAGTTGCCGGCGTGGGCGGTGTCACGTTGACTGCTGTAGTCGACGGGTTCGACGATATCTGGACCCGCGATACGGGTTGCCTGTTCGTGAAAGACACGGCGAACGGCAATGCGCAGTGTGCCGTGAATTTCAACTTCAACGGCTGGGGTAATGCCAATACGGATGGTCTCAATCTCAACGCGGGGATGACCGTGCCGCCATCGGTGGCGGCAAGCAGCAACAAGTCGAAGGCCGGCAGATTTTTCCAGCCGTTCTCGCACGATCACACGGTAGCGGGCCGGATGGCGAATGCGAATAACGCAAACGTCGTTCAGAGCACGCTGACACTTGAGGGCGGAGCCATCGAATTCGACGGAGTGAGCACGGCCATCCTGACTGAATCGTCGGTGCTGCACGTCAACCGCAACCCGCAGCTGTTCAACATTCCTGGCGGCGTAATTGCAAATGCAACGCTGCTGCCTACCGCCAAAAGCACCGTACTCGCGGAATTGCAGCGCACGCTTGGCGTGCAAAAGATCATCTGGATTCCCGGGACCGTTATCTACCCCGCAAACAGCGGATCGGGTGGAGGCCACGGTGCTACCAGGCCAGCGGACGAAACCGACATCACGAATGGACACGTCGATTTTTACGCGAGATTCCTGGCGCCTGGCGTCGTGGCCTACGCATACGACGCATCGAATTCGACCGGTGAGCGAGCGTTGACCGAAGCGAACTGGCAGCACCTGCACAATCAAACGGATGCAACCGGAAGAACGCTGCAATTAATCGAACTAACGACACCCGAATACTACGGAACCTCCAACGGCACGACATTGAACAACAGTCAGTTAAGTAATTTTGCAGCCGGCTACGTCAACTTCTACACCTGCAACAACGCCATCATCGTGCCGAAATTCAACGACTCAGTGGCGGACGCTGCTGCAATCGCGGCGATTCAACCTTACGCCGGCTCGCGTGCGATTGTTCAGGTCGATATTCTGGGTATTGCAGCAGGCGGTGGCGGGATACATTGCGTCACCCGGGAAGTCCCCGCTTAA
- a CDS encoding polyamine ABC transporter substrate-binding protein, producing MKKHGLAIAAALGLSLCLCAGRIWADEEKVLNLYNWSEYFAPDTLSEFQKETGIKVRYDSYDSDETLQSKLMTGDSGYDLVWPTNDFMAKQIQAGAFRKLDKSRLPNLRNLDPALLKLVAKSDPGNEYGVPYMWGTVGVGYDRTKVGAILGKDMPANSMELLFNPAIASRLAAAHCGLGLQDSASTVLPLALRYIGRDPVHPTADDYAATQVMLMKIRPYISVFVNSSNANELMDGELCVMVGYSGAINLASQKARELDKKRDIAYDIPSVGTLMWFDGMVIPKTAKHPDNAHAFINYILRPDVIAKISNATRYANANQAALKLMDPMLVNNPGIYPGEQKRQTLFTPVVESPATSRLEGRTWLSFKVGKP from the coding sequence ATGAAAAAACATGGGCTCGCGATTGCCGCCGCATTGGGACTCAGCTTGTGTCTGTGTGCAGGCCGCATATGGGCGGACGAAGAGAAGGTGCTCAATCTATACAACTGGAGCGAATACTTCGCGCCCGACACGTTATCGGAGTTTCAAAAGGAAACCGGCATCAAGGTTCGCTACGATTCCTACGACAGCGACGAGACGCTGCAGTCGAAGCTGATGACGGGAGACAGCGGCTACGACCTGGTCTGGCCTACCAACGACTTCATGGCAAAACAGATCCAGGCCGGCGCATTTCGCAAGCTCGACAAGAGTCGGCTACCCAACCTCAGGAATCTCGATCCCGCGTTGCTGAAGCTGGTTGCGAAGTCCGATCCGGGTAACGAGTATGGTGTGCCGTATATGTGGGGCACCGTGGGCGTCGGCTACGATCGAACGAAGGTCGGCGCGATCCTCGGCAAGGATATGCCCGCGAACAGCATGGAACTGCTGTTCAACCCGGCGATTGCTTCGCGCCTCGCGGCGGCGCACTGCGGGCTGGGATTGCAGGATTCCGCGAGTACGGTGTTGCCGCTAGCACTGCGCTATATCGGTCGCGACCCGGTGCATCCCACTGCCGACGACTACGCCGCCACTCAAGTCATGTTGATGAAGATCAGGCCGTATATCAGCGTATTCGTCAATTCGTCCAACGCGAACGAATTGATGGACGGTGAGTTATGCGTGATGGTCGGGTACTCGGGAGCGATCAATCTGGCGTCGCAGAAAGCCAGAGAATTGGACAAGAAACGCGACATCGCCTATGACATACCTAGTGTAGGCACGCTAATGTGGTTCGACGGGATGGTCATTCCCAAGACAGCGAAGCATCCGGACAATGCTCACGCGTTTATCAACTACATCCTCAGGCCGGACGTGATCGCGAAGATCTCCAATGCAACGCGCTACGCGAATGCGAATCAGGCGGCATTGAAGTTGATGGACCCGATGCTGGTGAACAATCCGGGCATCTATCCCGGGGAGCAGAAGAGGCAGACGTTGTTTACCCCGGTAGTCGAATCGCCGGCGACCAGTCGTCTGGAAGGCAGGACGTGGCTAAGCTTCAAGGTAGGCAAGCCCTGA
- a CDS encoding agmatine deiminase family protein — protein sequence MTTRRNFLKRGLAASGGTLMMGALGSGFSKVALADNSAWHMPDEGAAHAATWMAFGVSEDIWGDDMVPVVRENLASIAKAIAAHEPLNMLVREEDHDVAARLCGPSVNLVVQPIDDLWMRDTGAVFVKGQSGQLGAVGFNFNGWGNKQEHAQDAEVAGFIARKAGAQFIETHLVLEGGGIEVDGEGTAIITESCVLNANRNPGVGKAQCEAELRRLLGVQKIIWLPGIKGKDITDGHTDFYARFASPGVVVAGLDQDPSSYDYAVTRRHLDILRKATDAKGRKLKVVVLEGPSTVRKEYESDDFAAGYINFYVCNRAVIAPQFGDRKADRNTRDVLVDLFPGRDVIQLNIDGVAAGGGGIHCTTQQQPG from the coding sequence ATGACAACACGACGTAATTTTCTGAAGCGAGGGCTGGCGGCCTCGGGAGGAACCTTGATGATGGGCGCACTGGGCAGTGGCTTTAGCAAGGTCGCGCTGGCGGACAACAGCGCGTGGCATATGCCGGATGAAGGCGCCGCGCACGCCGCGACGTGGATGGCATTCGGCGTGAGCGAAGACATCTGGGGCGACGACATGGTGCCGGTGGTCAGAGAGAATCTGGCCAGCATCGCCAAGGCGATTGCGGCCCACGAGCCGCTCAACATGCTGGTGCGCGAAGAAGACCATGACGTTGCGGCGCGACTGTGCGGCCCGTCGGTCAACCTCGTGGTTCAACCGATCGACGATCTGTGGATGCGCGATACCGGAGCTGTCTTCGTCAAAGGGCAGTCGGGCCAGCTCGGGGCGGTGGGCTTCAATTTCAACGGTTGGGGCAACAAGCAGGAGCACGCACAGGACGCGGAAGTCGCAGGGTTTATCGCGCGTAAAGCCGGTGCGCAATTTATCGAAACGCATCTGGTGCTGGAAGGCGGTGGCATCGAGGTAGACGGCGAGGGTACGGCCATCATCACCGAGAGCTGTGTGCTGAACGCCAATCGCAATCCTGGTGTTGGTAAAGCGCAGTGCGAAGCTGAATTGCGTCGCCTGCTCGGGGTACAAAAGATCATCTGGTTGCCAGGCATCAAGGGCAAGGACATCACTGACGGACACACCGATTTTTATGCGCGCTTTGCGAGCCCCGGTGTCGTCGTTGCCGGGCTGGATCAGGATCCCTCGTCTTATGACTATGCGGTGACGAGACGTCATCTGGACATCTTGCGCAAGGCCACCGACGCCAAAGGTCGCAAGCTGAAAGTCGTGGTGCTGGAGGGACCGTCGACGGTACGCAAGGAGTATGAGAGCGATGACTTTGCGGCCGGGTACATCAACTTTTACGTGTGCAACCGCGCGGTCATCGCGCCGCAGTTCGGCGACAGGAAGGCGGATCGCAATACGCGCGATGTTCTCGTGGACCTGTTCCCGGGGCGCGATGTCATTCAGTTGAACATCGACGGTGTTGCTGCCGGCGGTGGAGGAATCCACTGTACGACCCAGCAGCAACCCGGCTGA
- a CDS encoding CDP-alcohol phosphatidyltransferase family protein, protein MSVYALKPKFQNLLRPLVRVLAKSGVTANQVTVFAAAGSILVGLIAGLGAHRAWFLLIPVWLFLRMALNAIDGMLAREFGQKSALGAYFNELGDVVSDIALALPFLAVPVFLPAQIWAFALAAAVVECAGLVGPLAGASRRYDGPLGKSDRAVAVGAFGLWIGLGLPLAPVAGWIWWALVVLAAITTIKRVRNGVAEVR, encoded by the coding sequence ATGAGCGTATACGCACTGAAGCCGAAATTTCAGAACCTGTTGCGCCCGCTGGTGCGCGTGCTGGCCAAGTCCGGGGTGACTGCCAATCAGGTCACGGTTTTCGCGGCGGCGGGCTCGATTCTGGTCGGCCTGATTGCCGGGCTGGGCGCACATCGCGCCTGGTTTCTGCTGATCCCCGTGTGGCTGTTCTTGCGGATGGCGCTCAACGCGATCGACGGCATGCTGGCCCGCGAATTCGGCCAGAAAAGCGCGCTCGGCGCGTACTTCAACGAACTGGGCGACGTGGTGTCGGACATCGCGCTCGCACTGCCTTTTCTGGCCGTTCCCGTTTTCCTTCCTGCCCAGATCTGGGCGTTTGCGCTCGCGGCTGCGGTCGTCGAATGCGCGGGGCTGGTCGGGCCGCTCGCCGGGGCGAGCCGACGCTACGACGGGCCGCTCGGCAAGAGCGACCGGGCCGTGGCAGTTGGTGCGTTCGGTCTGTGGATCGGCCTCGGGTTGCCGCTCGCACCGGTCGCGGGGTGGATCTGGTGGGCACTCGTCGTGCTGGCTGCGATCACGACGATCAAGCGCGTGCGCAACGGTGTAGCCGAAGTGCGTTAG
- a CDS encoding agmatine deiminase family protein, which translates to MSRFDARNQRYRMPAEWETMATTWLGWPVLKDREMLWGDHYQRVCEEFALVARTIARYQRCIVTAHHSQADTARALVGDTVEVLAVAAEDNWVRDCGPIFLQGDQGQLGAAVFRFNSWGEKYQPYDGCQQLGQDIARAAGAQIFNSHMVLEGGAFYVDGQGTLVTTESCLLHPNRNPHMNRAEIEAELRRMLGVEKIIWLPGNPDEVETNGHVDGIASFIAPGKMLCQTASPDQGEYFHVMRENRRALELATDVTGRRFDLLDLPSPIVTERYGSERYCDCYANYILVNGAVISTAFGVEQDRAASDVFAQAFPGRRVELLPIPTLSIGGGSIHCSTQQQPAVTAPSV; encoded by the coding sequence ATGAGCCGTTTTGACGCCCGTAACCAGCGCTATCGCATGCCCGCGGAATGGGAAACCATGGCGACCACGTGGCTCGGCTGGCCGGTCCTGAAGGACCGCGAGATGCTGTGGGGCGATCACTATCAACGGGTTTGCGAGGAATTCGCTCTGGTTGCCCGGACGATTGCCCGCTACCAGCGTTGCATCGTGACGGCTCACCACAGCCAGGCGGATACGGCGCGTGCGCTCGTCGGGGATACGGTCGAAGTCCTCGCCGTCGCGGCGGAAGACAACTGGGTGCGCGATTGCGGGCCGATCTTCCTGCAGGGCGATCAAGGTCAGCTCGGTGCGGCGGTATTCCGCTTTAACAGCTGGGGCGAGAAGTACCAGCCCTACGACGGCTGCCAGCAACTCGGGCAGGACATCGCTCGCGCGGCAGGCGCGCAGATCTTCAATTCGCACATGGTGCTGGAAGGCGGCGCCTTCTATGTCGACGGACAGGGCACGCTCGTCACGACCGAGAGTTGCCTGCTGCATCCAAACCGCAATCCGCATATGAACCGGGCGGAAATCGAAGCTGAACTCAGGCGCATGCTGGGGGTGGAGAAGATCATCTGGCTACCGGGCAATCCGGACGAAGTGGAAACCAACGGACACGTCGACGGTATTGCCTCGTTCATCGCGCCAGGCAAGATGCTGTGTCAGACGGCTAGCCCGGACCAGGGCGAGTACTTCCATGTGATGCGCGAGAACCGCCGCGCGCTGGAACTGGCCACCGATGTCACGGGCCGTCGCTTCGATCTGCTGGATCTACCGTCTCCAATCGTGACCGAACGCTATGGCTCCGAGCGCTACTGCGATTGCTACGCGAACTACATCCTGGTCAACGGCGCGGTGATTTCGACTGCGTTTGGCGTTGAACAGGATCGAGCCGCATCGGACGTATTCGCCCAGGCTTTTCCGGGGCGTCGTGTCGAATTGCTGCCGATACCGACGCTGTCGATCGGTGGCGGCAGTATCCATTGCTCGACGCAGCAGCAGCCTGCCGTTACCGCTCCTTCTGTTTAA
- a CDS encoding lysophospholipid acyltransferase family protein — translation MSIWHEWQRDGLLGIVHLVAGAYPVWHKGAPSAAQRIYFSNHTSHVDTLAILTALPRELRSQIRPVAARDYWQTSKTKIHIARNLLNVVLIDRKHESDSDPLDPVREALRLGHSIIIFPEGTRSAETLPQAFKSGLYRLATEFPDIELCPVYLENLQRIMPKGAIWPVPLICKVHFGAPLSLAADEAKADFLQRARDAVVELAPAH, via the coding sequence ATGAGTATCTGGCACGAATGGCAACGCGATGGCTTACTGGGAATCGTCCATCTCGTGGCGGGCGCCTATCCGGTGTGGCACAAGGGCGCTCCGAGCGCGGCGCAGCGCATCTATTTTTCGAATCACACGAGTCACGTCGACACGCTCGCCATTCTCACCGCGCTGCCGCGCGAGCTGCGCTCGCAGATCAGGCCGGTGGCCGCGCGCGACTACTGGCAGACCAGCAAGACCAAGATTCACATCGCGCGCAATCTGCTGAACGTGGTGCTGATCGATCGCAAGCACGAAAGCGACAGCGATCCGCTCGACCCGGTGCGCGAAGCGCTGCGCCTCGGCCACTCGATCATCATCTTTCCCGAAGGCACGCGCAGTGCCGAGACGCTGCCGCAAGCGTTCAAGAGCGGCCTGTACCGGCTCGCCACTGAATTCCCCGATATCGAGCTGTGCCCCGTCTACCTCGAGAACCTGCAGCGCATCATGCCGAAGGGTGCGATCTGGCCCGTGCCGCTGATCTGCAAGGTGCACTTCGGCGCGCCGCTGTCGCTCGCCGCCGATGAAGCGAAGGCAGATTTCCTGCAGCGTGCCCGCGACGCCGTCGTCGAACTCGCGCCGGCCCACTGA
- a CDS encoding MurR/RpiR family transcriptional regulator, translated as MAKQEPDSDLFALIRARLPELADAQRSVARVFLDDPEWAMQAHVSDIAARAGVSDPTVGRFCRAVGYEGLREFKLQVAQQIARGSAALHRTVTAKDSVGKIVSKVLRSSADSLLDVERQLPLERIERAIAALVNTARVDCYGVGTTSGFIATDAQSRLVRMGLHAQAYTDANMQLFSAATLGPSDVVIAISHFGRMPFLLEAVAVAKERGAIVIGICEPGTPLADASDIALTFSLPPSVNVYVGSDACLAHLAIIDILIVGVTLRRGATSLGQLRRLQDILSPHGLEFFPTTKAKKRKN; from the coding sequence ATGGCAAAACAGGAACCGGACTCCGATCTCTTTGCGCTTATCCGCGCGCGCCTTCCCGAGCTCGCCGATGCACAGCGCAGCGTTGCCCGGGTGTTTCTCGACGATCCCGAATGGGCCATGCAGGCCCACGTTTCCGATATCGCGGCGCGCGCCGGCGTAAGCGATCCGACAGTCGGACGCTTCTGCCGCGCTGTCGGATACGAGGGTTTGCGGGAGTTCAAATTGCAGGTCGCGCAGCAGATCGCGCGCGGTAGCGCCGCGCTGCATCGCACGGTGACGGCTAAAGATTCGGTAGGCAAGATCGTTTCGAAGGTGTTGCGCAGCTCGGCCGACAGTCTGCTCGATGTAGAACGGCAGTTGCCGCTTGAACGCATCGAACGTGCCATTGCCGCGCTCGTGAATACCGCGCGAGTCGACTGCTATGGTGTAGGCACCACCTCCGGCTTCATCGCGACGGATGCGCAATCGCGGCTAGTCCGTATGGGTCTGCATGCGCAGGCTTATACCGATGCCAACATGCAGCTCTTTTCGGCGGCTACGCTCGGTCCCAGCGACGTCGTCATCGCGATCTCGCACTTTGGCCGCATGCCGTTTCTTCTGGAAGCCGTCGCGGTGGCCAAAGAGCGCGGTGCGATCGTGATCGGTATCTGCGAGCCCGGCACGCCGCTCGCGGACGCGTCCGACATCGCGCTGACCTTTTCGCTGCCGCCGTCGGTGAACGTCTATGTCGGTAGCGACGCGTGTCTCGCTCATCTTGCGATCATCGACATCCTGATCGTCGGCGTGACGTTACGGCGCGGTGCGACGAGCCTCGGTCAGTTGCGTCGTTTGCAGGACATTCTGTCGCCGCATGGGCTTGAGTTCTTTCCCACAACTAAGGCAAAGAAACGGAAGAACTAG
- the aguB gene encoding N-carbamoylputrescine amidase, with protein MSPRNITVASVQMASGSWSFEENMATAERLIRDAAAQGANLVLCPELFMMPYFCLDQNVRHLELAEPFEGNPRIAHFARLAGELGIVLPIGFFERAGNAAYNSVAVADADGKVLGIYRKTHIPDGPGYTEKFYFTPGDTGFKVWDTRFGKIGIGICWDQWYPETARSLALMGAEILCFPTIIGSEPFSPDFDSAGHWQRTMQGHAAANMVPVVAANRIGREVGFGNGNPQQTALTGVFYGSSFIADHTGAKLAEANRTDETILLHTFDLNAIQADRQSWGFFRDRRPEMYRSLLTSDGVSSCYR; from the coding sequence ATGTCGCCGCGAAACATCACCGTCGCATCCGTGCAGATGGCATCGGGCAGTTGGTCTTTCGAAGAGAACATGGCGACTGCCGAGCGGTTGATCCGCGACGCTGCGGCGCAAGGAGCAAATCTCGTGCTGTGCCCAGAGCTTTTCATGATGCCGTACTTCTGTCTGGACCAGAACGTGCGTCACCTGGAGCTGGCCGAGCCGTTCGAAGGCAATCCGCGCATAGCGCATTTTGCCAGGCTGGCTGGCGAACTCGGCATCGTGCTGCCAATAGGTTTTTTCGAACGCGCGGGCAACGCCGCGTACAACTCGGTTGCTGTCGCCGATGCCGACGGCAAGGTGCTTGGCATCTATCGCAAGACTCACATTCCAGATGGCCCGGGTTATACGGAGAAGTTCTATTTCACGCCCGGGGATACCGGCTTCAAGGTATGGGACACGCGCTTCGGCAAGATCGGTATCGGCATCTGCTGGGACCAGTGGTATCCGGAGACTGCACGCAGCCTTGCATTGATGGGCGCCGAGATTCTTTGCTTTCCGACCATCATCGGGTCCGAGCCGTTCAGCCCCGACTTCGATTCCGCGGGACACTGGCAACGCACGATGCAGGGCCATGCCGCGGCCAACATGGTGCCGGTCGTTGCGGCGAATCGTATCGGTCGTGAAGTGGGATTCGGCAACGGCAATCCGCAACAGACCGCGCTAACCGGTGTGTTCTACGGATCGAGTTTCATCGCCGATCACACCGGCGCGAAACTGGCGGAAGCCAATCGCACCGACGAAACCATCCTGCTGCATACGTTCGATCTGAATGCGATCCAGGCGGACCGGCAGTCGTGGGGTTTCTTCCGCGATCGTCGGCCGGAGATGTATCGCAGCTTGCTGACGAGCGACGGTGTTTCGTCGTGCTATCGCTAG